One Kitasatospora sp. NBC_01287 DNA window includes the following coding sequences:
- a CDS encoding Dyp-type peroxidase: MPTEPENAQDPARPVGAGFGRRGALLAAGAVLAAGIGAAAEDLARKNLTAAHERSPAAPPAQAATPFHGPRQAGVTAPQQPATQLLALDLPQTSSAADRQTLRTVLDALTHTLATAASDAPSDARLQGVGATRLTSLVGVGPGLATRLGLDVPAGLAELPSFPGDQLDQARGGGDLLLQLCAADRWTLTVVAELAATAARSAGATLRWSQSGFLSVTAPGTTPRNLFGFKDGTANPGPAQDEQFVWGPPGAHQNGTVLVYRRIRMDVAGFAALPADQRDRAIGRRESDGVPLTGTAEHDDPDIYAKNPDGSYVIPANAHVRLTSPRLDGGTRMLRRSYSYDDGPTDRGLLFCAFMRDPAQFIRVQDRLATRDALAPFLQHQASAVAYVLPGVAAGGRLGEQLQG, from the coding sequence ATGCCCACCGAACCGGAAAACGCGCAGGATCCCGCCCGCCCGGTCGGCGCCGGATTCGGGCGGCGCGGGGCCCTGCTCGCCGCCGGTGCGGTGCTCGCCGCCGGCATCGGCGCGGCGGCCGAAGACCTGGCCCGGAAGAACCTGACGGCCGCTCACGAGCGCTCCCCGGCCGCCCCGCCGGCCCAGGCCGCGACCCCCTTCCACGGGCCCCGGCAGGCCGGTGTGACGGCGCCCCAGCAACCGGCCACCCAGCTGCTCGCCCTCGACCTCCCGCAGACCTCCTCCGCCGCCGACCGGCAGACCCTGCGCACCGTCCTCGACGCGCTGACCCACACCCTCGCCACGGCGGCCTCCGACGCACCGTCGGATGCCCGGCTGCAGGGCGTCGGCGCCACCCGGCTCACCTCGCTGGTCGGCGTCGGCCCGGGGCTGGCCACCCGGCTCGGCCTCGACGTCCCCGCCGGGCTCGCCGAGTTGCCGTCCTTCCCCGGTGACCAGCTGGACCAGGCGCGCGGCGGCGGCGACCTGCTGCTCCAACTGTGCGCCGCCGACCGCTGGACGCTGACCGTGGTCGCCGAACTCGCCGCCACCGCCGCCCGGTCCGCCGGTGCCACCTTGCGCTGGAGCCAGTCCGGTTTCCTGTCCGTGACCGCCCCGGGGACCACCCCGCGCAACCTGTTCGGCTTCAAGGACGGCACCGCCAACCCCGGTCCTGCGCAGGACGAGCAGTTCGTCTGGGGCCCGCCCGGCGCGCACCAGAACGGCACGGTGCTGGTCTACCGCCGGATCCGGATGGACGTTGCCGGCTTCGCCGCCCTGCCCGCGGACCAGCGCGACCGGGCGATCGGCCGCCGCGAGAGCGACGGCGTCCCGCTCACCGGCACCGCCGAGCACGACGACCCGGACATCTACGCCAAGAACCCGGACGGCTCCTACGTGATCCCCGCCAACGCCCATGTCCGGCTCACCAGCCCCCGCCTCGACGGCGGTACCCGGATGCTCCGGCGCAGCTACAGCTACGACGACGGCCCGACCGACCGCGGCCTGCTGTTCTGTGCCTTCATGCGCGACCCCGCGCAGTTCATCCGGGTCCAGGACCGCCTGGCCACCCGCGACGCCCTCGCCCCCTTCCTCCAGCACCAGGCCTCGGCCGTGGCCTACGTGCTGCCCGGCGTGGCCGCCGGCGGCCGCCTCGGCGAGCAGCTCCAGGGGTAG
- a CDS encoding DUF3592 domain-containing protein: MTTIEDEAPPVPEDRRPPATPAAPVPARAAPPAALTAPPAAPARSGRPRERAGAAVRTFQRLAWAAVLVGAVVTAFAPWGSRAWYAGWIGAGSAVLLATVAAPLRRLLTGGRRAAPLHDVMPALLLAVFAGCFAFALSGWFHEHDRDAHATSRVSATVTDCRGEADSAGLCTYHWLVDGRGYSAQEGAADQWPDGHRVSVRIDPVHPERAPMTDGGYWPLWIAVVVGALGTPLALSLWWFLTASTED; the protein is encoded by the coding sequence GTGACCACGATCGAGGACGAAGCACCCCCCGTTCCCGAGGACCGGCGGCCTCCCGCCACGCCCGCCGCCCCCGTCCCTGCCCGCGCCGCACCCCCCGCCGCCCTCACAGCACCCCCCGCCGCCCCGGCGCGGTCGGGGAGGCCGCGGGAGCGGGCCGGCGCCGCGGTGCGCACGTTCCAGCGCCTCGCCTGGGCCGCCGTCCTGGTCGGCGCGGTGGTGACGGCCTTCGCGCCGTGGGGATCACGGGCCTGGTACGCCGGTTGGATCGGCGCGGGCAGCGCGGTGCTGCTCGCGACAGTGGCTGCCCCGCTCCGCCGGCTCCTGACCGGGGGCCGGCGAGCCGCGCCGCTGCACGACGTCATGCCGGCCCTGCTGCTCGCTGTCTTCGCCGGCTGCTTCGCCTTCGCGCTCAGCGGCTGGTTCCACGAGCACGACCGCGACGCGCACGCCACGTCGCGGGTGTCCGCCACCGTCACCGATTGCCGCGGCGAAGCCGACTCCGCCGGCCTGTGCACCTACCACTGGCTGGTGGACGGGCGCGGGTACAGCGCCCAGGAGGGCGCAGCCGACCAGTGGCCCGACGGGCACCGGGTGAGCGTGCGGATCGATCCCGTGCACCCGGAGCGGGCGCCCATGACCGACGGCGGCTACTGGCCGTTGTGGATCGCGGTCGTGGTGGGCGCGCTCGGCACCCCGCTCGCGCTGAGCCTCTGGTGGTTCCTGACGGCGTCGACAGAGGACTGA
- a CDS encoding cold-shock protein, with amino-acid sequence MATGTVKWFNAEKGFGFIEQDGGGPDVFAHYSNINAQGFRELQEGQKVSFDITQGQKGPQAENIVPA; translated from the coding sequence ATGGCCACCGGTACCGTGAAGTGGTTCAACGCGGAAAAGGGCTTCGGCTTCATCGAGCAGGACGGCGGCGGCCCGGACGTCTTCGCCCACTACTCCAACATCAACGCCCAGGGGTTCCGCGAGCTCCAGGAGGGCCAGAAGGTGAGCTTCGACATCACCCAGGGCCAGAAGGGCCCGCAGGCGGAGAACATCGTCCCCGCCTGA
- a CDS encoding nitrous oxide reductase family maturation protein NosD translates to MVARLSALVAVVALALAATGCSSSGSASADAKHPAGTVLRVPQDFHTVQQAVDVARSGDTVLIGPGVYRESVQVTEPDVVLRGTDRNAVVLDGGVRLVNGITVTGAGSVVENLTVRDYLANGVLFTGVTDQKLQQRGAGGSAYDPLDTTRFPAVQGFRATRVTSYDNGLYGIYAFDAHGGVIEDSYASGQADSGIYVGQCRPCDTLVRGNTMAHNAVGIEITNASEGVSVLGNLVTGNRVGVTINSNDQEALAPQHGAVLAGNVITDNNAADTPEQADGGFGIGIGIGGGTGDRVQRNLVQGNTAVGVIITDPPGHPASGDQVTGNRVTGNGEDLVLAAADPSNCFSGNQPTTQSPAGLEGLAGCGANGRGSPPSGRAASVQAPPGVPFSQVPAPPAQPSMPDPTAAAAPATGLPGTFDPDAYPLPTDTGAVPAAH, encoded by the coding sequence GTGGTGGCGCGCCTGTCGGCGCTGGTCGCGGTGGTGGCACTGGCGCTGGCGGCCACCGGGTGCTCCTCCTCTGGTTCGGCGTCCGCCGACGCGAAGCACCCGGCCGGGACCGTGCTGCGGGTGCCCCAGGACTTCCACACGGTGCAGCAGGCGGTGGACGTCGCCCGTTCGGGGGACACGGTGCTGATCGGCCCGGGTGTGTACCGGGAGAGCGTGCAGGTCACCGAGCCCGACGTGGTGCTGCGCGGCACGGACCGCAACGCGGTGGTCCTCGACGGCGGAGTGCGACTGGTCAACGGCATCACCGTGACCGGCGCGGGCTCGGTGGTGGAGAACCTCACCGTGCGCGACTACCTCGCCAACGGCGTACTGTTCACCGGCGTCACCGACCAGAAGCTGCAGCAGCGCGGGGCCGGCGGCTCGGCGTACGACCCGCTGGACACCACCCGCTTCCCGGCCGTCCAGGGCTTCCGGGCGACCCGGGTGACCTCGTACGACAACGGCCTGTACGGCATCTACGCGTTCGACGCGCACGGCGGTGTGATCGAGGACTCCTACGCCTCCGGGCAGGCCGACTCGGGCATCTACGTCGGCCAGTGCCGGCCCTGCGACACCCTGGTCCGCGGGAACACCATGGCGCACAACGCCGTCGGCATCGAGATCACCAACGCCTCCGAGGGCGTCTCGGTGCTGGGCAACCTGGTCACCGGCAACCGGGTCGGTGTCACCATCAACTCCAACGACCAGGAGGCGCTCGCCCCGCAGCACGGCGCGGTGCTCGCGGGCAACGTGATCACCGACAACAACGCCGCCGACACGCCCGAGCAGGCGGACGGCGGCTTCGGGATCGGGATCGGGATCGGCGGCGGCACCGGGGACCGCGTGCAGCGCAACCTGGTCCAGGGCAACACGGCGGTCGGGGTGATCATCACCGACCCGCCGGGGCACCCGGCGAGCGGCGACCAGGTCACCGGCAACCGGGTCACCGGCAACGGCGAGGACCTGGTGCTGGCCGCCGCCGACCCCAGCAACTGCTTCAGCGGCAACCAGCCGACCACCCAGAGTCCGGCCGGACTGGAGGGCCTGGCGGGCTGCGGGGCGAACGGGCGGGGCAGCCCGCCGAGCGGTCGAGCGGCCTCGGTGCAGGCTCCGCCCGGTGTTCCGTTCAGCCAGGTGCCGGCGCCGCCCGCGCAACCGTCGATGCCCGACCCGACGGCCGCGGCCGCCCCGGCGACCGGGCTGCCCGGGACCTTCGATCCGGACGCGTACCCGCTGCCAACGGACACCGGCGCGGTCCCGGCGGCGCACTGA
- a CDS encoding phosphatase PAP2 family protein, giving the protein MTTTQLRDQQSGSTSRGTGTGTGTGTGTENGTNGAAASAGTSAKRGFSKIGPILPARLRPVNRPTMWIEIALIGIGYYCYRVTQNAASTGGEAPYHRGRDILGLEHALHLDIEQWLNHTIAKIDWLIVGMNYYYATLHFIVTIAVFIWVYVKFPDRYRAVRTVMFAMNGVALIGFYLYAVAPPRLLDPTRFIDTFCVHHTWGEQTCSGVAGLSGSVTNTFAAMPSLHIGWAVWCALAIAHLAERKWVKVLGILYPVATFTVIIATANHYVLDVVGGLVTLGAGFLVQRVLQGRPVYGAAPEDLPPTP; this is encoded by the coding sequence GTGACGACGACACAGCTGCGCGACCAACAGTCCGGGTCCACGAGCCGCGGCACCGGCACCGGCACCGGCACCGGCACCGGCACCGAGAACGGGACGAACGGCGCGGCGGCCTCCGCGGGGACGAGCGCGAAACGCGGATTCTCGAAGATCGGCCCGATCCTGCCGGCCCGACTGCGACCGGTGAACCGCCCCACCATGTGGATCGAGATCGCGCTCATCGGCATCGGCTACTACTGCTACCGGGTGACGCAGAACGCGGCGAGCACCGGCGGCGAGGCCCCGTACCACCGGGGCCGGGACATCCTGGGTCTGGAGCACGCGCTCCACCTCGACATCGAGCAGTGGCTCAATCACACGATCGCCAAGATCGACTGGCTGATCGTGGGGATGAACTACTACTACGCGACGCTCCACTTCATCGTGACGATAGCGGTCTTCATCTGGGTCTACGTCAAGTTCCCCGACCGCTACCGCGCCGTCCGCACCGTGATGTTCGCGATGAACGGCGTGGCCCTGATCGGCTTCTACCTCTACGCCGTCGCCCCGCCGCGCTTGCTCGACCCGACCCGGTTCATCGACACGTTCTGCGTCCACCACACCTGGGGCGAGCAGACCTGCAGCGGAGTGGCGGGCCTGTCCGGCTCGGTGACGAACACGTTCGCCGCGATGCCGTCCCTCCACATCGGCTGGGCGGTCTGGTGCGCCCTGGCGATCGCCCACCTGGCCGAACGCAAGTGGGTGAAGGTCCTGGGCATCCTGTACCCGGTGGCGACCTTCACGGTCATCATCGCGACGGCCAACCACTACGTCCTGGACGTGGTCGGCGGCCTGGTCACCCTGGGTGCCGGCTTCCTGGTCCAGCGCGTCCTGCAAGGACGGCCCGTGTACGGCGCGGCGCCGGAGGACTTGCCGCCGACGCCGTAG
- a CDS encoding DUF397 domain-containing protein translates to MNGMDLSGAAWFKSSYSTNGGQCVEVAPGFSGIVPVRDSKDPEGGALVFPAGAFAAFVAALKVGRFDAA, encoded by the coding sequence ATGAACGGTATGGACCTCAGCGGCGCCGCCTGGTTCAAATCCAGTTACAGCACTAACGGTGGGCAGTGCGTTGAGGTGGCCCCCGGTTTCTCCGGCATCGTGCCCGTTCGTGACTCCAAGGACCCCGAGGGCGGCGCGCTGGTCTTCCCGGCCGGTGCGTTCGCCGCGTTCGTCGCCGCCCTCAAGGTCGGCCGGTTCGACGCTGCGTGA
- a CDS encoding SPOR domain-containing protein, which produces MTSVPNTPAWRVMRQDDNGNQYLVARELAKDEADRLAAELEARGHKQLYWTELDQPRAAG; this is translated from the coding sequence ATGACCTCCGTGCCGAACACGCCCGCCTGGCGGGTGATGCGTCAGGACGACAACGGCAACCAGTACCTGGTGGCCCGTGAGCTCGCGAAGGACGAGGCCGACCGGCTCGCCGCCGAGCTGGAGGCACGCGGGCACAAGCAGCTCTACTGGACCGAGCTCGACCAGCCGCGCGCCGCGGGGTGA
- a CDS encoding DUF397 domain-containing protein, translating into MRVDLTGARWRKSTHSGSGGECVEVADGFGGAAWFKSSHSANGGQCVEVAPGFSGVVPVRDSKDPEGGALVFPAGAFAAFVAALKVGRFDAA; encoded by the coding sequence ATGCGCGTTGACCTGACGGGCGCCCGTTGGCGCAAGAGCACGCACTCTGGCAGCGGCGGAGAGTGCGTGGAGGTGGCCGACGGCTTCGGCGGCGCCGCCTGGTTCAAGTCCTCCCACAGCGCCAACGGCGGGCAGTGCGTTGAGGTGGCCCCCGGTTTCTCCGGCGTTGTGCCCGTTCGTGACTCGAAGGACCCCGAGGGTGGTGCCCTGGTCTTCCCGGCCGGTGCGTTCGCCGCGTTCGTCGCCGCCCTCAAGGTCGGCCGGTTCGACGCTGCGTGA
- a CDS encoding phosphocholine-specific phospholipase C, whose protein sequence is MTELNRRTVLGAAAATAAATVVGLPGSAQAKGKAARQGDVTDVKHVVILMQENRSFDHYFGTLNGVRGFADKQALTFPNGDSVFRQPDAGRSDGGVMLPYRMDTTKYNAQNAAGLAHDWATSHQAINDGALNKWVAAKGERTMGYFTREDIPYQYALADAFTLCDAYFCSLAGPTDPNRLYLWTGTSGPGKDGTTGPWIDNTPVTQNPVADWTTYAERLEAAKISWRVYHNPSEDDRTGDYDDNALSYFKQFHNFPATDPRYINAMTKFDLTAFDADCKAGTLPTVSWMVAPYLFCEHPNASPDYGAWWVNSALQSLMSNPDVWEHTVFLVMYDENDGYFDHQVPPTPEPGTPEEFTQGRAIGLGNRVPLWVASPWSRGGWVNSQVFDHTSVLRFLEVVTGVQEPNISQWRRTVCGDLTSCFDFTKPDFSIPALPDTNALMAKADANAALPPVALPALGTQSLPVQERGDRPHRPLPYRPWADIDVDRESGKVTCTMTNFGSVGYSFAVYPNIALPFAATPFTVAPGASTTYVWDASTTDGRYDFTVHGADGFVTRFAGTVVRLEQEDVAAPIVSADLRDPKSIRFEVANDGAGQVSFTATANDFAGAPQTVWVDAGKTAKIDWPLDPQGRYDVTVAAGTGTRFAQRYAGWAHQG, encoded by the coding sequence ATGACCGAGTTGAACCGCCGTACCGTCCTGGGCGCCGCCGCCGCGACCGCCGCCGCCACCGTGGTCGGCCTGCCCGGCAGCGCGCAGGCCAAGGGCAAGGCCGCCCGCCAGGGCGATGTCACCGACGTCAAGCACGTGGTGATCCTGATGCAGGAGAACCGCAGCTTCGACCACTACTTCGGCACCCTGAACGGCGTGCGCGGCTTCGCCGACAAGCAGGCGCTGACCTTCCCGAACGGTGACTCCGTCTTCCGCCAGCCGGACGCCGGCCGCAGCGACGGCGGCGTGATGCTGCCGTACCGGATGGACACCACCAAGTACAACGCGCAGAACGCGGCGGGCCTGGCCCACGACTGGGCGACCAGCCACCAGGCGATCAACGACGGCGCGCTGAACAAGTGGGTGGCCGCCAAGGGTGAGCGCACCATGGGCTACTTCACCCGCGAGGACATCCCCTACCAGTACGCGCTGGCCGACGCGTTCACCCTCTGCGACGCGTACTTCTGCTCGCTGGCCGGCCCGACCGACCCCAACCGCCTCTACCTGTGGACCGGCACCTCGGGCCCGGGCAAGGACGGCACCACCGGGCCGTGGATCGACAACACCCCGGTCACCCAGAACCCGGTGGCCGACTGGACCACCTACGCCGAGCGCCTGGAGGCGGCGAAGATCAGCTGGCGGGTCTACCACAACCCGAGCGAGGACGACCGCACCGGCGACTACGACGACAACGCGCTGTCTTACTTCAAGCAGTTCCACAACTTCCCGGCCACCGACCCGCGTTACATCAACGCGATGACCAAGTTCGACCTCACCGCCTTCGACGCGGACTGCAAGGCCGGCACGCTGCCCACCGTCTCCTGGATGGTCGCGCCGTACCTGTTCTGCGAACACCCCAACGCCAGCCCGGACTACGGCGCCTGGTGGGTCAACTCCGCGCTGCAGTCGCTGATGTCCAACCCGGACGTCTGGGAGCACACCGTCTTCCTGGTCATGTACGACGAGAACGACGGCTACTTCGACCACCAGGTGCCGCCCACCCCCGAGCCGGGCACGCCCGAGGAGTTCACCCAGGGCCGGGCGATCGGCCTGGGCAACCGGGTGCCGCTCTGGGTGGCCTCGCCCTGGTCGCGCGGCGGGTGGGTCAACTCGCAGGTCTTCGACCACACTTCGGTCCTGCGCTTCCTGGAGGTGGTGACCGGCGTCCAGGAGCCCAACATCTCGCAGTGGCGCCGCACCGTCTGCGGCGACCTGACCAGCTGCTTCGACTTCACCAAGCCGGACTTCTCGATCCCCGCGCTGCCCGACACCAACGCGCTGATGGCCAAGGCCGACGCGAACGCCGCCCTGCCGCCGGTCGCGCTGCCGGCCCTGGGCACCCAGTCGCTGCCCGTCCAGGAGCGCGGCGACCGCCCGCACCGCCCGCTGCCCTACCGCCCCTGGGCGGACATCGACGTGGACCGGGAGAGCGGCAAGGTCACCTGCACGATGACCAACTTCGGCTCGGTGGGCTACAGCTTCGCCGTCTACCCGAACATCGCCCTGCCCTTCGCCGCCACCCCGTTCACCGTCGCACCGGGCGCGAGCACGACCTACGTCTGGGACGCCTCCACCACCGACGGCCGCTACGACTTCACCGTGCACGGCGCGGACGGCTTCGTCACCCGCTTCGCCGGCACCGTCGTCCGCCTGGAGCAGGAGGACGTGGCGGCACCGATCGTCAGCGCCGACCTGCGCGACCCGAAGTCGATCCGCTTCGAGGTGGCCAACGACGGCGCGGGTCAGGTGAGTTTCACCGCGACGGCGAACGACTTCGCGGGCGCCCCGCAGACCGTCTGGGTCGACGCCGGGAAGACCGCGAAGATCGACTGGCCCCTCGACCCCCAGGGCCGCTACGACGTGACGGTCGCCGCCGGCACCGGCACCCGCTTCGCCCAGCGCTACGCGGGTTGGGCACACCAGGGCTGA
- a CDS encoding SdrD B-like domain-containing protein, protein MLGLRATGGVAALVLGLGSCSLVLAPSAYPQAGDGTVTVRVIRAVDTSGAWTPGLEPGIGGVTVTLSDDAGTSIAGVTAADGTVTLAPAQSKATGGKYRVQVVNPQPGVLFPAFASPQGLDGAPTQLSSNEEFVDLSGKKNVSYTTGLWSPGDYCQKNAPLVTTCQPATREGGSQRTLVSFPYDTRGQDGADGVNVTDIATNADTGALYGIAWNKADKRVFSSAVAKRTTDYGPGGPGGIYVTDIAAKKTSLFTVVPDAGTTAHGPGTDDSFLAVPGKESLGGIKITDDGSSLFVVNLDDRKLYEYDATAASAAAPKAAFSIPDPGCPAAVDWRPFGLGMQDGAGYVGGVCSGESTGKTSDMRVVVMPFDLATGAFGKPVLDQPLDYPRQSTVGSGACDGGTGWWPWTNTWPTSQNGQACTSYLAQPEPELGEIAFETDGSMLLAFRDRFGDRAPAGPTPGTPGLVLSGGDLNKACLSGGTYVMDTNDGCGLSPRGTRFFDNSRLGAHHNAAFAGMALSKVEDSIAVSSYDPNSTAFGAGTAFVGRDGKQHPPDGLRLNPADVNSAFGKGASMGDLEVLCDQAPLQIGNRVWYDPQRTGIQDPGQLPVAGVTIHLYDGSGKLVGTTKTTARGEYYFDDSDVTGGLKPKTDYTIKLDNPADYAKGGPLYEWVPTDANVGTNHFIDSKGTVPPGTAYPVKALTTGGPGENNHTYDFGFRQQEGVLRVVKHDQDGDPLAGARFQLWEEGNGTGGLQTGGSKPDTKVGDVCTTGADGICQDSGTVGTYYWQEVSPPAGYTAPDSTVFGPLVLTADNLTTGVSVTAVNQKIVTPTPTPTPTPTPTPTPTPGQTPTTPAPTTPAPTTPAPIVPGPGSPPGSHLAFTGMGEVVPLALVGGAAFTAVGATTLVLTRRRKASAQRG, encoded by the coding sequence ATGCTTGGCCTGCGCGCGACGGGCGGCGTTGCGGCGCTCGTCCTCGGGCTCGGCAGTTGTTCGTTGGTGTTGGCGCCGTCGGCGTACCCGCAGGCCGGGGACGGCACGGTGACGGTCCGGGTGATCCGGGCCGTTGACACCAGCGGCGCCTGGACGCCCGGGCTGGAACCGGGCATCGGCGGTGTCACGGTGACCCTCTCCGATGACGCCGGCACCAGCATCGCCGGGGTCACGGCGGCCGACGGCACGGTCACCCTGGCCCCGGCGCAGAGCAAGGCCACCGGCGGCAAGTACCGCGTGCAGGTGGTGAATCCACAGCCGGGCGTGCTGTTCCCGGCCTTCGCCTCGCCGCAGGGCCTGGACGGCGCACCGACCCAGCTGAGCAGCAACGAGGAGTTCGTCGACCTCTCCGGCAAGAAGAACGTGTCCTACACCACCGGTCTGTGGAGCCCTGGCGACTACTGCCAGAAGAACGCCCCGTTGGTGACGACCTGTCAGCCCGCCACGCGCGAGGGTGGATCCCAGCGCACGCTGGTCTCCTTCCCGTACGACACGCGCGGGCAGGACGGCGCCGATGGCGTCAACGTCACCGATATCGCCACCAACGCCGACACCGGGGCCCTGTACGGAATCGCCTGGAACAAGGCCGACAAGCGGGTCTTCTCCTCGGCGGTGGCCAAGCGCACCACGGACTACGGTCCGGGTGGGCCCGGCGGCATCTACGTGACCGACATCGCGGCGAAGAAGACCTCGCTCTTCACCGTCGTCCCGGACGCGGGCACGACGGCGCACGGCCCGGGTACCGATGACTCGTTCCTCGCCGTGCCCGGCAAGGAGAGCCTGGGCGGCATCAAGATCACCGACGACGGGTCCTCCCTGTTCGTCGTCAACCTCGACGATCGCAAGCTCTACGAGTACGACGCCACCGCGGCGAGTGCGGCGGCGCCGAAGGCCGCCTTCAGCATCCCGGACCCGGGCTGCCCGGCGGCCGTGGACTGGCGGCCGTTCGGCCTCGGCATGCAGGACGGCGCCGGCTACGTCGGCGGTGTCTGCTCCGGCGAGTCCACCGGCAAGACCTCCGACATGCGCGTGGTGGTCATGCCGTTCGACCTCGCCACCGGGGCCTTCGGCAAGCCGGTGCTGGACCAACCGCTGGACTACCCAAGGCAGTCCACGGTCGGTTCGGGCGCGTGCGACGGCGGTACGGGGTGGTGGCCCTGGACCAACACCTGGCCGACCTCGCAGAACGGCCAGGCCTGCACGAGCTACCTGGCCCAGCCGGAACCGGAGTTGGGCGAGATCGCCTTCGAGACCGACGGCTCGATGCTGCTGGCCTTCCGCGACCGGTTCGGCGACCGCGCGCCGGCCGGCCCCACGCCGGGAACCCCCGGGCTGGTGCTGTCGGGCGGAGACCTGAACAAGGCCTGCCTGTCGGGCGGGACGTACGTGATGGACACCAACGACGGCTGCGGGCTCTCCCCCCGGGGAACCCGGTTCTTCGACAACAGCCGCCTGGGGGCCCACCACAACGCCGCGTTCGCGGGGATGGCGCTCTCCAAGGTGGAGGACAGCATCGCGGTCTCCAGCTACGACCCCAACAGCACGGCCTTCGGGGCCGGCACCGCCTTCGTCGGGCGGGACGGCAAGCAGCACCCGCCGGACGGGCTGCGGCTCAACCCCGCGGACGTCAACTCGGCGTTCGGCAAGGGCGCTTCGATGGGCGACCTGGAAGTGCTCTGCGACCAGGCGCCGTTGCAGATCGGCAACCGCGTCTGGTACGACCCGCAGCGCACCGGCATCCAGGACCCGGGCCAGCTGCCGGTGGCCGGGGTGACGATCCATCTGTACGACGGGTCGGGCAAGTTGGTCGGCACGACGAAGACGACGGCGCGGGGTGAGTACTACTTCGACGACTCCGACGTCACCGGCGGACTCAAGCCGAAGACCGACTACACCATCAAGCTCGACAATCCGGCCGACTACGCCAAGGGCGGTCCGCTCTACGAGTGGGTGCCGACCGACGCGAACGTCGGGACCAACCACTTCATCGACTCCAAGGGGACCGTGCCGCCGGGCACGGCGTACCCCGTGAAGGCGCTGACCACCGGGGGGCCCGGCGAGAACAACCACACCTACGACTTCGGCTTCCGGCAGCAGGAGGGCGTGCTGCGCGTGGTCAAGCACGACCAGGACGGCGACCCGCTGGCCGGGGCCAGGTTCCAGCTGTGGGAGGAGGGCAACGGCACCGGCGGCCTGCAGACCGGCGGGTCGAAGCCTGACACCAAGGTGGGTGACGTCTGCACCACCGGGGCCGACGGCATCTGCCAGGACAGCGGCACGGTGGGGACGTACTACTGGCAGGAGGTCAGCCCGCCCGCGGGCTACACCGCGCCGGACTCGACGGTCTTCGGGCCGCTGGTCCTGACGGCCGACAACCTCACCACCGGGGTCTCGGTGACGGCGGTCAACCAGAAGATCGTCACCCCGACGCCCACGCCGACGCCCACGCCGACCCCGACGCCGACCCCGACGCCGGGCCAGACCCCGACCACGCCCGCCCCGACCACGCCCGCCCCGACCACACCGGCACCGATCGTGCCGGGCCCGGGCTCCCCGCCCGGCTCGCACCTGGCCTTCACCGGCATGGGCGAGGTGGTTCCGCTGGCCCTGGTCGGTGGCGCCGCGTTCACCGCGGTCGGCGCCACGACGCTCGTGCTGACGCGCAGGCGCAAGGCCTCGGCACAGCGCGGCTAG
- a CDS encoding DUF397 domain-containing protein: MRVDLTGARWRKGTHSGSGGQCVEVADEFAGAAWFKSSYSTNGGECVEIAPGFSGVVPVRDSKDPEGGALVFPAGAFAAFVAAVKSGRFNEPQL, translated from the coding sequence ATGCGCGTTGACCTGACGGGCGCCCGTTGGCGCAAGGGCACGCACTCTGGCAGCGGCGGGCAGTGCGTGGAGGTGGCCGACGAGTTCGCCGGCGCCGCCTGGTTCAAGTCCAGTTACAGCACCAACGGCGGCGAGTGCGTCGAGATCGCTCCCGGCTTCTCCGGCGTTGTGCCCGTTCGTGACTCGAAGGACCCCGAGGGCGGCGCGCTGGTCTTCCCGGCCGGTGCGTTCGCCGCGTTCGTCGCCGCCGTCAAGAGTGGCCGGTTCAATGAGCCCCAGCTTTGA